The Fusarium musae strain F31 chromosome 10, whole genome shotgun sequence DNA window CTACTCTCTTTGCATGTTGTGGCTATATACCTAAACTTTAATCCAATTACCTCGAGGTGATGCATAAATGAAGCAATAATGTCAAAAAGCCATCCAAAACTCTATGCCTAGGTAATAAGACAAgtaaggaaaaaaaaaaaagtgtTGAGTGCGATTAGCTGAAAATGGCAAAAGATGAATTTGAAGAAATGCCTCCACACCGGATTGAACGATGGACCTTTGCATTACAAGTGCAACGCTCTACCACTGAGCTATAGAGGCGGTTCTATTTGATGATTGCTGCACTGTAGTTTAAGGCTATGAGCACTATCTACACTGCCGACTGCATTAGTGCCTGTCATCAAATCTTGTTGCAGGAATTGCTCGTGTGCCCAATCTCTCATCACCAGCAATCACATGCATGATGCACTAACCCTTGCAGTAACCGATCAGCAGCAATATCAATTGATCCCCGCTTACTCGTCAATCAATCTCTCCAGAGATATCGACTTTCTTGATCAAGATTGGCTTGCCACTAACTCCACGACGGTGTCTCCTCTTCCCCAGCCACTCTGTGACCCTCCCCCATCCCCCAGGCCCAGGGTGAATAAAATCTCCTCCCTGCCTCTCTAATATTGGGTCTCATCTCAGTAACTGCTACTGAGCGGGAATTGACAGGTGATAGAGCATAGGTATTCGTATTCACCTGACATATCAGTGCTAGTGGGCGCTCTGACAGGCCCATCGGCAATTTTGAGCCGAGCAAAAGACGCGGTTGGCGCCACCGACGACCAAACTCGGCAATAAATCGACAAGAAAGGATTCATGtgcatcatcaaagtcaattgGCCCAACGCGCCGAGTGCCGTCCGCGTCGGTTACCTCCGGTCACTCTCTCCTATGATGTTGGGCCTCTCGAGTCTCGTGTACGTAATGATTCGTTGGTGCAACATTACCAGCTTCTCAAAACAACTTGGGCCCATCACTCGGTGCCCAGTTTTTGTCCCACAGATGCCAGACCTTATCTCCTTGACAAGGAGCCTTTGCTCCACCGTGAGAATGCTCCCCGTTTTCTCTTAAATTCTAGAAACCCTGTGACACCGAGTCAAATTCTCTTGTTTTGCTTTTGTCTGCTCCTTACCCGAGGCATCACCAATCTTTGGCGTTTTCGTCAGATCTGAACGTGACCGTGGCTTTTGACTCCCCCTCTCTTATAACCGTGACTAGGCGTGCACTCTTCCCCACGACAGCCAAAACCTTATCACCTGTGATCAATACATCCCTGCGCGTCCACGATGCTGGGGTTCGGGAAGAAACGCGAGGCCGATGCCTCTGATGAATCCCCTCATGATGAAGTGCACACGCCTCAAGACGACATCCCTCAAAGGCCATGGATGGAGACCGCCCTCCCTGTTTTTGCCTGCGGTGCTGGTCTTTTCTCAGATGGCTACATCAACAACGTGAGAACTGCTGTGATTATCCCATGCTTCATTTCTAACGGGAATAGGTCATTGGTTCCGTCAACACCACCTTGAAACGACAATACGGAGATGTCTATGCCAACTCAAATGCCTTCAAATACGTCTCTGACATCGCATTCGCTGGAACAGTCGTTGGCCAGCTTGTCTTTGGTTTCCTTGCCGATCATTGGTCGCGAACCAATACTCTCATGGTCTCAActgtcattctcatcatttTCACTGCTCTGGCAGCTGGATCTTACTGGCATGGACAAGCGATCGGAATGTTCAACATGCTGACCGCTTGGCGATTCTTCGTCGGCATCGGTATCGGAGGTGAGATGCGAAACTTTTGAATGTACCATTCTGGTACTAATGACTGTTAGGTGAATATCCAGCTGGTAGTGTCGGATGTGCCGAATCCAGCGGTCAGATGAAGAAAGGAACCAGAAACCGTtggttcatcctcttcacaAACTCAATGATCGATTTTGGCTTCGTCATTGGTGCTTTCGTCCCTTGTACGTTACAACTCAACCCTAATCTGACTACAACTAACCTTCAATAGacgttgttgctgctgcatgCCACAACGGCCATTACAGCACTATCTGGAGAACCAGTCTCGGCATTGGTGTTGTCTTCCCTCTTGTCCTGTTTGTCCTCCGACTTCGACTGAAGGAGCCCGAGGAGTTCGCCAAAGAGTCGATGAGGCGCCAGACACCATACTCGCTGGTTTTGCGCTACTACTGGTTCCGTCTCCTCTGTGTCAGCCTGGTTTGGTTCCTCTACAACGTAAGTTTCTAAGACACTACAACCTACCATCTGCTAACGCGACTAGTTCTCCTCTTACGCCTTTGGTATCTACTCCTCCTCGATTCTTGCCGGTATCTATGGCGATGGTGCAAACCTGACCACTGTCTTTGGCTGGAACACCGTCATCAACATGTTCTATCTGCCAGGTACTCTTATTGGTGCATTTGTCAGTGACTGGATCGGCCCTCGATACACTCTCATTCTCGGTGTTACTCTCCAAGCCCTCGTCGGCTTCATTATGGCCGGTGTCTATGACAAGATCTCCACCCAGATTGCGGCTTTTGCCGTCGTATTTGGAATCTTCCAAGCTCTTGGTGAACTCGGCCCCGGAAACAATATCGGTCTTCTCGCTGCAAAGACTTGTGCTACTGGTGTCCGTGGCCGTTACTACGGTATCGCTGCTGCCGTTGGCAAGATTGGTGCTTTCGTCGGTACCTATGTGTTTCCCTACATCCAGGCCGCTGGAGGAAACAAGACCGAGTCGGCCCAGTACCCTTTCTGGGTCTCATCCAGTCTCTGCATCCTCTCAGCTCTCATCGTGTTCTTCTGCATCCCCCATGTTGGACAAGACACCATCACCGTCGAAGATCAAAAGTTCCGCGAATACCTCCAGGCCAATGGATACGATACTGCGCAGATGGGCTTTGACTCTGTTGGTATTGAGGGCGGAGAAGTGAATGTCACAAAAACAGACGAGAAGTGAAGGCGTTGAATAATGTGATTACATTTCGCGTGACGATGTGCGATGTTGGGACACCAAGCCATGAACATGATGACCTATATCTAGCCAATTAGTGTTTATAATCGAACATCCCTATTTCACAGTGATAGCATCAGGTGTTAGGCTCCAAGTGATCAATAAAGCTTTCAGTCACGGTGGAAGGGAGCATGTTATGAGAACTGATTCATGATAAATTACCAACTCTAGAGTACTTATGTGAACTGTTGATCCATAAGACTAGCTTACAGTCTTCCCTATGCTTCCCTATGCTTCCATAATACTTCTTCAACACGCCTATCAGGATCGATGATCTACTTTTATAACAGCAAATAATGAAAACACCAGCCCGTGGCTGTACTGATTAACGCaatgagaagcttcagccaATGTCCACGGCATTCTTTCCAGGCTCGCAAAGTGATATCTCGTGGGATAATCACATCAATAATAAACAAATTAACTCCGAACTCGGGCattcttggctgcttgggCCATCTGACTCTTTCTCTTAGCTGGTTTGACTCGCTTGCCCCTATTCGCTTCAAAACCCTGCTCAATCTTGTCCTGTTTGTacttctcctccagcatTGGGCAGCTCATCTTGATGTGATTGACAAGCGCTATCGGTTCCAGAGTCGATTCCTTGCAAAAGGGGCATCGATACCTGTTTTGGTTGATGCGAAAGTCGTAGGGGACAAGATCGGGTCTTTCTGCTCCAACTTGCTCTAGAAGTGCTTTGCGAACACTAGGAGAGAGCTCAGAAAGGAAGGGATCTAGGGCCGGATTGCGTCTCGGGCCCTGATCCAGCTCATGGGACTGATAGGACCGTGGCGTAGAGTTTGCTATCTGGGGGCTGCCTGCGAGTGCATACTGCTGGAGTTGGGGCTGACACGCGCTTTCGGAATGTCGTCGAAGGTGTCCTTGAGGACGATTAGGCTGGGCGTACTGGTGTGCAGATGGTGCGGATGACTGGTAGCCAGTGCCCGAATAGTTGGGCTGCATGGTGGGCAAGGGGGCGTGAAAAGGCATGGTTCGAGAGTAGCTCGAGTTTGGCCTTCGCGGTTCTGTGTGCCCTAGGACTGGTGACATCGTGGCCAGGGGAGGGTGCATGTTGCTTGCCGTGTGCGGTCTAGAGATTTCGGCCGCAGATAGACGCGGTGATTGCATAATAGGTGGCGTAGGCTGTTGATGTCCCGTATAGTGTCCTGGTCGAGCCCCCACAGCGGTCTGTGGCGGCGAGATCATGTTAGAACCTGCGTGGGCTTCAGATCGAGGACGAGAGATGTTTGGTAATCGAATAGGTGGCAATTGATTTTCTGCTGTTGGCGACTGTGGCGACAAGGTTCCAGTTGATGCATGACGCTGGGAAACATAACCATTGCTCTGCATCTCGGGGCTTCGATGGGGGAAATGACTAAAAGGTTGGTGAGGCGACGGCGGCGGCTGCACTGGAACAGCATAGGGACGCCGCGGTGATGGAACAGGACGATGATTATGATGAGGAATTTCACCAGGAACTTGTCGGGGAGAGTACATCGGCTGCGACCCAGGATGCCCTTGGAAACTGGACTGAGGTCGCTGAACTTCTGCCGCCAGTTGATGGGGAGAAGGCATGGCCTGTGATCTAATGTGCATTTGGGATGCAGAGCCGGGTCGCGATATAGATCCAGCAGTCAGACGAGGAGAAGGCATAGGCTGGGGCCCAACATGTCCCGAAGATCCAGGTCTCGATAGAGATGCCTGCTGTTGGGCTAAAATATTATTGGGGATATAGTGTCCTTCTAGAGGGACATTCATGGGCGGTAAGCGGGGTGAGTTTTGGTGTGCCGGCGAAGCAGGTCGAGAAGCATATCTAGCAAGTGGCTGACCTGATGGTACTTGTGCTAGTCGCTCTGGCTGAGCTGCTGGGGTATTCTCGGCCCCAGAAGGAGGCTGTGAAGAAAGCCTGGGAGCCTGTTTTTGTGGCGGCAAGTCTTTGGGGGCTTCGCGCCTCTTTACTGGTGAAGCAGAAGGTCTAGGTGACGGTCTCTCCTGAGGTAGCGGGCGGCGCGGAGCTGGGGCTATAGGTCTTGTAGCAGACGTAACTGGCGGCGTTGGCGTTGCCTGTGCAGGTTCTGAATGTCTTTCATGAGCTGCCGGCAACTGTGTAGGActggttgctgctgcttgctGTCCAGTTGTCATGGACTGTGACCGCGCTTGATCGACTGCTTGCCGGTTAAGCAAGACAATCTCAACTGAAGGCTTGGATGGTGCCTTGGGCTTTATCGCACGTGGAAGTTCCTTAGGCCGGGGAGCATTTCCCAAAGCCTGCGCAGACGCCTTGTGCTGAGCTGCATGGGGATGCCTCAAGACTTCAGACCGACTCTGAGCATCTTCTGGTAGTGGACTCTCTACTTCTGAGTGGCGGGGAGGTGCTAGAACCTGCGGTGTCGACCGTGCGTTGTGTGGCTGCTCGCCGTTAGACACAGCGGGTCCAGGAGACATTGCTACTTGCGATGCAGGCCCCATTTGCGCTATTGGGGCACGGAACGGTTGCCCTGAAGTCGATGGTTGAGATAGTGAAGATGTGCGGGATAATGTTGAGGGCCTGGCCGCTAGAGGCTGTGATGATGGCGGTGGTTGTGAAGTTGTCATTGACTGAGATAGTGCAGGCCGACGCGCAAGAGCAGATGATTGTGATGGTCCTAATCGCTGTGGTGTCGCCGATGCCCATGAGTTATCCGGCGGCCATGACGAGACTGAGTGCTGTAACCCTGAAGGCGGGCGTTGCGATGTTGGTGACCGTATTGCTGATGACTGAGAAGAAAGCGGAGGCTGCGATATCATTGGCAACTGTAAAGGCGTCGAGGCAGATGGCGCTGTAGGCGAGAACGGTATTGTCACTGGCGGTGACATTGCAGGCGGCCGAGATACAACAGGTGACATTGATAACGATGACATTCGTGATTGCGCAGCGAGTGCGTTGCGATTCGGTGTCCCTGAACGAGCCCGTCTCGAAGCAGGTTGAATTTGCGGCCGTGACTCAACGACGTCACTTGGAACGCCCTCTGATAGGGAAGAAGCCCGACCCATTTCAGCGTACGAGAGGCGCGGCCGCGGAGTTTCATCGTTCGAAGATTCCGTAGCGACAGAAGAGCGCTGAGGTTGGCTGGCCTCCCGTGTCTCATCCCCATAGTCATTTTCCGTACGAGCAACACTGGCAGTCTCGGGTGTAGGCGAGGCAGGCAagctttcttcttgtttcgTGCTGACAACGTCGTTTGCCGCGCTTGAAGGATTAACTGTCCCGTGGGCAGGTTTAGGCGTCGGCCCTTGATCTAGTTCTCTCTGTTCAGACTGCGAAAACTGGAACTCGAGATCCTCGCCGGCAGTTAGGAGATCCGCTAAATCGACACTGGGTAAACGttcttctcttgcttcgTGTGATGAGCTTTCCTCCCCTCGTTCCGCAGTGACTTCTTCCGGTTCCTTCGTGGATGAGACGTTTTCGGCTGGGTCTTCCTGAGTATCAAGGATAATCTCCTGATCTTCCCTACCAGATTGAGAGTCATTCTGCTGCGGAAGTTCTGGATTTGAATCTTCTGGAGTTTCCATTACAATATCCTCGCTGTCCGCGGTTTCCTGTTGAGCAGCGCTCTCGGGAGGGCTTTCCTCTGAACTCATGGTGAtatcttcgtcttcgactATATCGGGCTGTACGGGTGACTCGGCGACTTGCTCAGGTTCTTGTCTAGTGTCCTGTgaatcttcaacttccattTGGGTATCCTTCTGCACTTCTCCGGATTCCAGCGTGGCGTCATTATGTACCTCTCCAGATGCCAGTGTCGAGTCATTCTGTAATCCTTCAGGCTCTGGTAGAATATCCCGAACTTCTTCAGATTCCAATTCGGGGTCCTTCGATTCTTCGGTCTCCAGCTGGGCGCTCTGTGCTTCTTCAGGCTCGAGTTGAGTCTCCTGCTCTTCTTCAGGCTCTGGTAGAATGCCCTGCTCCTCTTCCGGCGCTCCTTCGGCGACCTTCAGTGTTTCGTCAGTCTGCCCAGTCACATCTGCGTCTTCAGCCTTGTCAGCCTCGTCAGCTTCCGGGGCTGTGTTAGGTGTAACGGCCTCAGCGTTCTGAGCAGGTTGGAAATCTGTTGAGGACTCTGCAACTGGTGACCGAGGAGCAAGGTCCGACGTGGAGTCTACAGAAAGGTTATGTCAGAAAACCTACCTCATACGCAGTTAGGTTACTTACTATCATCAGCCGAGTCTGGTATCTCATCATTTGGCCCTAACCGCTTGGGCCGTTGAGCCGCCTTCCGCTGCTTGAGATATTCAAAAGCCTGATCGCTATGCTCAATCATCAAcgccttctcctcatcccaAGGTTGGATTTCGTCGAGAGGGATCCAAGCAACATGGCACATGTGAGGAAAATCAAGTCCCTCGAAGAACATGAACGGAAAGTGCTGTTCCGAAGCGTCCtcccctccatcttcatAACCCTCTGCCCAGGAGAATGACTTGCTGGAGCTGTCGTACTCATAACACGGCGGTATGTTGTTAAGTAGCCCTAAAGCCTCGAATGACTCTTCTATCCCAACGGATTCGGGATCTTGCAAAGGGATAAGCAGACCGCAATACCACTGTTTTGACTGGGACCAGTAGATGATGTAGACATCTCCAGGAACCAAGTCGCGAGGATTGATGGTGTTTCGAGACTTGCGACTTGACCTGCCCTTTTTCAAGGCGTTGCTGGAGTTTTTGTTCTTGCGCGATGTTTTGGGTGTAGGCGAATCAGTGACGCGAATAAAGTCTCGCGCTCCTTTTTGGCCTTTTTGAAAGGCCTCGTTGGCGACTTTGTTGTTTTGAATGAGTTTTTCATCGTCGCAGCCAATAAGCTCATAACCAAAGAGCTGGACAACGGTCTCAAATGAAGGGTTCTCATGCTGGTGGGCTTGAGTTAAATGAGCCAAACCTGACTGTAATGGATTGTCGTTGAAGTCGATGTCGTGATTCTCACATCGCAAGATGTAAAACTTGGGCGGGCGCACAGGATCTTGATCCTCATTCTCGGGGACCCGGATAATGGTGTGCTTCTTGGCGGCGCGTTTGTTTTGGTAGACGGCATTGAAATGTATGGAATTTCTGTTGCCTTGAATGCGCGGTCGCTTGTGAGAAATGGCGGAGCTGGGggctctcttcctcttgctaCGCGTCTCGGACTGTGAGGGTTAGCAAAAGTGAGAGGGTAcgatgaggtgaggtgagggcgCGTAAGCAAGCACGCAAAGGGCGATGGCTGGGCTGGCTAAAggtgatgtgatgagatgagtcGGACGAAACGAACCTCAAAAACCCCATTACGATCTGGGGTGAGCACCGCCCCTCCCCTCTTCATTCGCATTCGCGGCCTGCGCGGTGTGTCCGGATCGGCATCAGCAGGCGAATCTCCAGGGAGACCTAGGGCCGAAGTGTCGACGCCCATGTTGCCGTTGAGGGGGAGGCCGAAATGTTTATAACAGTTCAAGATGTTGTTCATGAGAGAATTTGCTTTCATCTCGTCTTGGGAGCGGTACGCCACATGAGCATCCCTGCACGTGCGGTCCCAGTCCGTCTTAAGCGGTCTTAACTCACTCGACAGAGCTACCAACGTCTCTTGTTTTGCTTGGCGCTGGGCCTCGCtgtcctcgtcatccgagTCGAGTCCCTCAAGTTGGAGATGCAGCTCGTCGATTTTCGACTCCAGTTGTTGCAGGTCAAGAGGTTTGGTCAGTATCGGCATGGGGGGCAAACTGGCTTTACTGGCTTCCACCATGGCCTTAATCTGTTCATGAAAGGCCAATCCAGCTGATTGGGCCCGAGAGCCTGCCGCCATGGCTAGTAGTGTAGTGCGCTAAAAAGGAGAACTCTAAAAGGAAAAGTGGGTGAAAGGAACCAAGACACGCCagaaaataatttaaaaaaaaaataaaaaggccGGCGCAGACTGAAAACATAAACAGAAGAtgtcaaagaagaaaaaaagattgGGACGACAATCGagtattttttttcttctttctcttttttgttAAGGAAAGAATCGCGAGAGAAATTATGTGTAACCGTCCATCATCACATTGAATGAATGCATGCAtcacagtacagtacctacaAACAAATAGAACTGGCCCGTGAAAGCGGTAGAGTGCACTAGCGACGGTACAGTAGGTCTAGTACAGTACAGTCATGGATTTAGTGCCTGGCAAACCTAAGCAGAACCAGATTCTGGTCAAAAAGAAAACGTATTTGCGACGCAACCAATGGCAAACACTCCAAATGTTACACATTCGCTCTCTGACCCCGCACGATTTTTCCTGAGACAGGAGTTTTAGGCGGCCTGATCAGACCAGACCAAGCGACCGAGCGACCGAGAGGCTGCTGCCGGCTGTTGGTTCTCACTACGGGCAACATGGGTCTAGGTAATCTCCAGCTGTTTGCTGAGTGTCATCATGTCTTGGGGACCCCTGTAATTATCTCATTACCGCGTATACACGTAAACCCAAAAGACACGgtcactcactcatcatCTTACCTGTGTCCCCTCCTAGTCCCCTCTCATCTATCTACCCTTTTCGTTCCAGTGGCGTCACCTTAGTCTCAGCTCTAATAATTTGGGGAATGTAAGCCGGTGGCTGGCAATCCGATCAATCAATGGCccaccatccatcatcgCCCTTGCTTGGCACTTCGCTCCTTTTCCTCCTACAGCCTCTAGACTAGTCTAGTCTGCTAGCCTCCCCTGTCCATGCACTACAAGGATATACTAATCAATGCAATGAATGACCCACAATCATGATAACTGTCACgtactgtacagtacatatGTGCCCGCACGCACGCCGTGGCGGTCGAATGATCGTCAGCTACCTGGTCCATTCAGCGCAACTAGTAGAGGTGAGGCTTGCATTCACTAACTCAGACTTGTCAGACTATCGTAACCGTCGTTATCGTCTCCAACTCGAATACCTCCGCCTCTTGACTATCCTTCAGCGACCCTAGTCCGACCCTCTCAAAGAGCTCGGGCTGTGTCGCTGACCGCCCCAGCACTAGCCACTCGTGATCTCTGTGCCCCTTATCCCCGAACGGAAATGCCCCAAGTCTCAGCACCCAACATCGAATCGCTGAATTACCCGTGGTGGGCTCGGTCAGGTGGTGTGTATCCCCAGAACTCCGCTTTCGGTTTAGCCGCCTCAGCTCCTCTGCAACATCGCTTCCCTTGTACTcacagcttcttctgcaCACTGAGACTTCGCTGCCGTTTACAATTGTTGAGAGGCCCGTATCGGCGGAAAACCACAGAAGAGCCCGCCCAAACCGCACCGCGTACCAATCATACGGGCCCCGACTCTCAAGATACCCCATCGCCAACGGCCCGTTGATTATCatcttgctgctggtgaCTCTTCCAAGTGGCGCCTCAGGACCTGTTACTGCATTGACCTCTAGCACAGTAGCTGCCTTCTCATATGGCCATTTTCCGTTTCGAAAACACAGGTAATCGACCTCTCCCGTGATTGAAGCCCAACTAAAGCTCGGGGCGATGTAAGATGAGTTGGCAGCTTGAATCCTACTGGCTGATGGCCTCCGCCACAACAGATCCAGATCAATGTTATCAGTCCATAGACCAGCCACGTAATCTGACCcgatcttcttctggacTATAGCGGCTATAGCTGATATCGCTGGGAGCTTATCTCCGGCCTGCGTGAGGTTTCTCTTGGAGTAATTCTCGATAACTTTGTGCCAGAAATTGAAGGCTTCACTATGTCGCGATATTTGACTCAATGGCGTTCCTCCAAATTCACGCTGGTGGTTCAATTTCGACCCGCATTCGCAGAATATTGCCTCTTTGCACGTCCATGCCATCTCCATTGCAGATATAGACAGTAGCCGGGTTGACAGGACCTTCTCCTGCAATGTCCAGCCTCGTTGTGTGAGAGGTTCCACGAGCGGCTGTTGATCCGTCCTGTGAGATGGTTTCCACTTCCAATGAGCACCGGTTGCTTGCATCAGCCTAACTTTCAGTAGAATCGGAGGCCCCCTTTCGCTTCTCATTGATTCGCTGTAGATCGCGCACATGTCCTGGGCCGCTCGAGGTGGTGGCTTGAGTTGAGGCCGTAAAAAGTGACTGGTCACAGACGTTGATGACGAGGCTGCAATGGTCAAGAAAGCGTTGGCGTATGTATCGGCCATCCTAGTGCATTCCCTTTCCCAATCGGCTTCGGAGTCTTGAATGATGCAAAGTGCATCTATCCACAAGTATCTTACCCCAAGCTCTCGAGTAAGGGCGATTGCGTCAGTATAAGCGGCTGGAAGTTCCTGGAGAGCAATCCCAGCCTTCATGTTTTCCAGGTTCTCGGTCAAGGCTTTGATAGATGGATTTCTACCCCAGCAGTAACTGAGTGCGACATATTTTCCAGGTTTGAGAACCTCTGATTCAACGAGGCAAATTTTATCATCCCCAGCGCTCCCTATATCCAAAACTCGGGTTGGCAAAGTAGAGTTGTCTTGCTTGCAGAGTTTATGGTCATTGATACAGTTATAGAAACAAGCGTTGACGAAGCTCAAGCCTTCGCGTGACAAATGGTCATCGCAAATGTCTGGCAAAGGCTTGACTCGTTTCCAAGTCTCTCCTTGAGCTATATATGTTTGTTAATACGGGCCCATGGGTCTTTTTACGCTTAGGCAATTCATACCATAGTCAGTATAGAATTGCAGGAACATTTGCGAGCGCTCAGGATCGCCGAATAATATCTCTGGATTCCCATGTCCAATCGGAAGTCGAAGGTAAAGCTGAATTCCCATCTGGTTCTCAATCCCCAACAGACCTGAAGATGTGAGAGCCTTAACAATGAATGCGCAACAGTCACAACCTGAAATCGCCGCGCTCTCGAATTGTATGATGTCTCGAAGCACCAGTACTACGAGCT harbors:
- a CDS encoding hypothetical protein (EggNog:ENOG41), whose translation is MAAGSRAQSAGLAFHEQIKAMVEASKASLPPMPILTKPLDLQQLESKIDELHLQLEGLDSDDEDSEAQRQAKQETLVALSSELRPLKTDWDRTCRDAHVAYRSQDEMKANSLMNNILNCYKHFGLPLNGNMGVDTSALGLPGDSPADADPDTPRRPRMRMKRGGAVLTPDRNGVFESETRSKRKRAPSSAISHKRPRIQGNRNSIHFNAVYQNKRAAKKHTIIRVPENEDQDPVRPPKFYILRCENHDIDFNDNPLQSGLAHLTQAHQHENPSFETVVQLFGYELIGCDDEKLIQNNKVANEAFQKGQKGARDFIRVTDSPTPKTSRKNKNSSNALKKGRSSRKSRNTINPRDLVPGDVYIIYWSQSKQWYCGLLIPLQDPESVGIEESFEALGLLNNIPPCYEYDSSSKSFSWAEGYEDGGEDASEQHFPFMFFEGLDFPHMCHVAWIPLDEIQPWDEEKALMIEHSDQAFEYLKQRKAAQRPKRLGPNDEIPDSADDNSTSDLAPRSPVAESSTDFQPAQNAEAVTPNTAPEADEADKAEDADVTGQTDETLKVAEGAPEEEQGILPEPEEEQETQLEPEEAQSAQLETEESKDPELESEEVRDILPEPEGLQNDSTLASGEVHNDATLESGEVQKDTQMEVEDSQDTRQEPEQVAESPVQPDIVEDEDITMSSEESPPESAAQQETADSEDIVMETPEDSNPELPQQNDSQSGREDQEIILDTQEDPAENVSSTKEPEEVTAERGEESSSHEAREERLPSVDLADLLTAGEDLEFQFSQSEQRELDQGPTPKPAHGTVNPSSAANDVVSTKQEESLPASPTPETASVARTENDYGDETREASQPQRSSVATESSNDETPRPRLSYAEMGRASSLSEGVPSDVVESRPQIQPASRRARSGTPNRNALAAQSRMSSLSMSPVVSRPPAMSPPVTIPFSPTAPSASTPLQLPMISQPPLSSQSSAIRSPTSQRPPSGLQHSVSSWPPDNSWASATPQRLGPSQSSALARRPALSQSMTTSQPPPSSQPLAARPSTLSRTSSLSQPSTSGQPFRAPIAQMGPASQVAMSPGPAVSNGEQPHNARSTPQVLAPPRHSEVESPLPEDAQSRSEVLRHPHAAQHKASAQALGNAPRPKELPRAIKPKAPSKPSVEIVLLNRQAVDQARSQSMTTGQQAAATSPTQLPAAHERHSEPAQATPTPPVTSATRPIAPAPRRPLPQERPSPRPSASPVKRREAPKDLPPQKQAPRLSSQPPSGAENTPAAQPERLAQVPSGQPLARYASRPASPAHQNSPRLPPMNVPLEGHYIPNNILAQQQASLSRPGSSGHVGPQPMPSPRLTAGSISRPGSASQMHIRSQAMPSPHQLAAEVQRPQSSFQGHPGSQPMYSPRQVPGEIPHHNHRPVPSPRRPYAVPVQPPPSPHQPFSHFPHRSPEMQSNGYVSQRHASTGTLSPQSPTAENQLPPIRLPNISRPRSEAHAGSNMISPPQTAVGARPGHYTGHQQPTPPIMQSPRLSAAEISRPHTASNMHPPLATMSPVLGHTEPRRPNSSYSRTMPFHAPLPTMQPNYSGTGYQSSAPSAHQYAQPNRPQGHLRRHSESACQPQLQQYALAGSPQIANSTPRSYQSHELDQGPRRNPALDPFLSELSPSVRKALLEQVGAERPDLVPYDFRINQNRYRCPFCKESTLEPIALVNHIKMSCPMLEEKYKQDKIEQGFEANRGKRVKPAKRKSQMAQAAKNARVRS
- a CDS encoding hypothetical protein (EggNog:ENOG41) is translated as MLGFGKKREADASDESPHDEVHTPQDDIPQRPWMETALPVFACGAGLFSDGYINNVIGSVNTTLKRQYGDVYANSNAFKYVSDIAFAGTVVGQLVFGFLADHWSRTNTLMVSTVILIIFTALAAGSYWHGQAIGMFNMLTAWRFFVGIGIGGEYPAGSVGCAESSGQMKKGTRNRWFILFTNSMIDFGFVIGAFVPYVVAAACHNGHYSTIWRTSLGIGVVFPLVLFVLRLRLKEPEEFAKESMRRQTPYSLVLRYYWFRLLCVSLVWFLYNFSSYAFGIYSSSILAGIYGDGANLTTVFGWNTVINMFYLPGTLIGAFVSDWIGPRYTLILGVTLQALVGFIMAGVYDKISTQIAAFAVVFGIFQALGELGPGNNIGLLAAKTCATGVRGRYYGIAAAVGKIGAFVGTYVFPYIQAAGGNKTESAQYPFWVSSSLCILSALIVFFCIPHVGQDTITVEDQKFREYLQANGYDTAQMGFDSVGIEGGEVNVTKTDEK